Proteins from one Capricornis sumatraensis isolate serow.1 chromosome 2, serow.2, whole genome shotgun sequence genomic window:
- the MYSM1 gene encoding deubiquitinase MYSM1, translating into MAAEEADVDIEGDLVPAAAQSGSDENTASVLQDHYLDSSWRTENGLIPWTLDSTISEENRAVIEKMLLEEEYYLSNKSLPGKFWLDQKEDDKKYLKSLQKTAKIMVHSPTKPASYSVKWTIEEKELFEQGLAKFGRRWTKIAKLIESRTVLQVKSYARQYFKNKVKLDGPEKETPNQKNSSGFQMKNEDEATKAWTASGLRGRADPNLNAVKIEKLSDDEEVNITDETDELTSPVPQKDLSSVLLLDMSNNERPETSKALVSESQENPISKSSKEYLLTIKQGEMETLSSSGIRLWTENYNTSDQKLVELNDQKCDKLMKNCDKHDGNGITDDARQLPSPEPCEAQKDLSDNELLFHSSCQMEEESQEEEELKPPEQEIEVDRNIIQEEEKQAIPEFFEGRQAKTPERYLKIRNYILDQWEICKPKYLNKTSVRPGLKNCGDVNCIGRIHTYLELIGAINFGCEQAVYNRPQPVDKVRIRDRKDTVEAYQLAQRLQSMRTRRRRVRDPWGNWCDAKDLEGQTFEHLSAEELARRREEEKCKLGKPSKVPRPTKSSFDPFQLIPCNFFSEEKQEPFQVKVASEALLIMDLHAHVSMAEVIGLLGGRYSEADKIVEVCAAEPCNSLSTGLQCEMDPVSQTQASETLAVRGYSVIGWYHSHPAFDPNPSLRDIDTQAKYQSYFSRGGAKFIGMIVSPYNRNNPLPYSQITCLVISDEISPDGSYRLPYKFEVQQMLEEPRWELVFEKTRWIIEKYRLSQSSVPMDKIFRRDSDLTCLQKLLECLRKTLSKVTNCFIAEEFLTQVENLFLSSYQSKPENGVAEENCTVGQKELLM; encoded by the exons cctTGGACTCTGGATAGCACCATCAGTGAAGAGAACAGAGCTGTCATTGAGAAAATGTTGTTGGAAGAAGA GTATTACTTATCCAATAAGTCACTTCCAGGAAAATTCTGGCTTGATCAAAAGGAAGATGataaaaaatacttgaagag TCtgcagaaaacagcaaaaatcaT GGTACACTCTCCTACAAAACCAGCCAGTTACTCAGTAAAGTGGACGATAGAAGAAAAAGAGCTGTTTGAACAAGGGCTG GCTAAATTTGGCCGAAGGTGGACCAAAATTGCAAAGCTAATTGAAAGTCGCACTGTTTTACAAGTGAAGAGTTATGCGAGacagtactttaaaaataag GTAAAATTAGATGGTCCAGAAAAGGAAACACCAAATCAGAAGAATAGCAGTGGCTTCCAgatgaaaaatgaagatgaagcGACAAAGGCATGGACAGCATCAGGTTTAAGGGGACGTGCTGATCCCAACTTGAACGCTGTAAAAATTGAAAAGTTATCCGATGATGAAGAAGTAAACATCACAGATGAAACTGATGAGTTGACTTCTCCAGTTCCCCAAAAGGATCTTAGCAGTGTTCTCTTGTTAGACATGTCTAATAATGAAAGACCTGAAACCAGTAAAGCACTGGTTTCTGAAAGCCAAGAAAATCCCATTTCCAAATCTTCCAAGGAATACCTTCTGACTATAAAGCAAGGTGAGATGGAAACGCTTTCAAGCTCAGGAATTAGACTTTGGACTGAAAATTACAACACCAGTGACCAAAAATTAGTTGAATTAAATGATCAGAAATGTGATAAGCTGATGAAGAACTGTGATAAACATGATGGGAATGGAATAACAGATGATGCCAGAcagttgccttctccagagccttGTGAAGCTCAGAAAGACTTGAGTGATAATGAATTGCTTTTTCATTCCTCCTGCCAAATGGAGGAAGAGAGCCAAGAGGAAGAAGAGCTTAAGCCACCAGAACAAGAAATAGAAGTTGATAGAAATATcattcaagaagaagaaaaacaagcaatTCCTGAGTTTTTTGAGGGGCGCCAAGCTAAAACACCAGAACGCTATTTGAAAATTAGGAATTATATTTTGGATCAGTG GGAGATATGCAAACCGAAATACTTAAATAAGACCTCAGTACGTCctggcctgaagaactgtggggATGTTAATTGTATTGGACGGATTCATACATACCTCGAGTTGATAGGAGCAATCAATTTTGGatgtg AACAGGCTGTATATAACAGGCCACAACCAGTTGACAAAGTACGAATCAGAGACAGAAAAGACACGGTAGAAGCATACCAGCTTGCCCAGCGCCTGCAGTCTATG CGCACAAGGAGACGCAGAGTCCGAGACCCTTGGGGAAATTGGTGTGATGCAAAAGATTTGGAAGGGCAGACATTTGAG catctctCTGCTGAGGAATTGGcaagaagaagagaagaggaaaaatgcAAACTTGGTAAACCTTCAAAAGTACCAAGACCAACAAAAAG ctcATTTGATCCCTTCCAACTGATACCTTGTAATTTTTTCAGTGAAGAAAAGCAG gaGCCATTTCAGGTGAAAGTAGCTTCAGAAGCACTTTTAATAATGGATTTG CATGCTCATGTTTCTATGGCAGAAGTGATTGGTCTGTTAGGAGGAAGATATTCAGAAGCTGATAAAATAGTTGAG GTCTGTGCAGCAGAACCATGTAACAGTCTGAGTACAGGACTACAGTGTGAGATGGATCCTGTCTCACAAACACAAGCCTCGGAAACCTTGGCTGTCAGGGGCTATAGTGTTATTGGATGGTATCATTCTCACCCTGCCTTTGACCCTAATCCTTCCTTACGAGATATTGACACTCAAGCCAAATACCAG agtTACTTCTCCAGAGGCGGTGCAAAGTTCATTGGGATGATTGTTAGTCCTTATAATCGAAATAATCCTTTACCTTATTCTCAGATTACCTGCCTGGTTATAAGTGATGAAATTAGCCCAGATGGCTCTTATC GTTTACCTTATAAATTTGAAGTACAACAGATGTTAGAAGAACCTCGGTGGGAGTTAGTGTTTGAAAAGACAAGATGGATAATAGAAAAATACAGGCTATCCCAGAG TAGTGTCCCCATGGATAAAATCTTTCGCCGAGATTCTGACCTGACTTGTTTGCAGAAA CTTTTGGAGTGTCTGAGGAAAACTCTGAGCAAAGTGACCAATTGCTTCATTGCTGAAGAATTCTTGACTCAAGTAGAAAATTTATTCCTTTCCAGTTACCAAAGCAAGCCAGAGAATGGAGTGGCTGAAGAGAACTGTACTGTGGGGCAAAAGGAATTGTTAATGTAA